The sequence below is a genomic window from Actinomycetota bacterium.
AGAGTCAGGTACACAACTCAACCGGGCAGAACTTAGGCGCCTTCGTCGAATTGAGCAGGTTGGGATCAATGCTAAACAGCAGCTTGTTGAGGCCAACCTAAGATTGGTTGTCTCAATCGCAAAGAGATATGTCGGGCGCGGAATGCTCTTCCTCGACCTAATTCAAGAAGGAAACCTTGGACTTATCCGTGCTGTAGAGAAATTCGACTATACGAAGGGATTCAAGTTCTCCACATATGCCACTTGGTGGATTCGTCAGGCCATCACTCGGGCGATCGCTGATCAGGCTCGGACTATTCGGATTCCCGTACACATGGTCGAAACCATCAACAAGTTGATCCGTGTACAGAGAGGTCTCCTGCAAGAGCTTGAGCGCGAACCCACCCCTGAGGAGATCGGCCTTCAGATGGATATGCCGCCCGAGCGCGTCCGTGAGATATTGAAGATCAGCCAGGAGCCGGTTTCCCTCGAGACGCCTATTGGAGAGGAGCAGGACAGTCAGCTCGGCGACTTCGTCGAGGACAGAGAGGCTGTTGTTCCCCCTGACGCTGCAAGTTTTACGATGCTACAGGAGCAGCTTTCACGAGTACTCGATGGACTATCGGAGCGCGAGCGCAAAGTCATCGAACTGCGCTTCGGCTTGCTCGACGGACACCCGCGCACCCTTGAAGAGGTTGGTCGCGAGTTCAGCGTCACTAGGGAACGAATCAGACAGATTGAGTCGAAGACCTTGTGCAAGCTCCGGCATCCGAGTAGATCGAACAAACTCAAGGACTACTTGGAGTAAACGTCGGTACGATGTTGCTCTCGACATGAGCGATGAAGTCCGATGGTGTGGCTCCCCGGGTAGGATTCGAACCTACAACCCTCCGGTTAACAGCCGGATGCTCTACCATTGAGCTACCGAGGAATACCAATCGAACGAATGTGGATTATACGGTAACCATCCGCGGCGTATCAACCACCAAAGTGAAAATCTCTCATGGGTGATGTCGACAGCGAACCCACTGTTCAGAGCTTGTGAGTTCACTCGGAATACCCTTTGGAGTGCTGGTATAATGTCCAGGCTTGAACACCGGTAATGACCAACACACGGGCCCGTAGCTCAATGGTGGAGCAGGGGACTCATAATCCCTTGGTTGCAGGTTCGAATCCTGCCGGGCCCACCATTGGAACAGGTGTAGATGGTGCGAGGTCCTTCAAAAAAGACCAACTGGCTTCACATGGGGGCGACGATCGCTGTAGTCCTGATTGTTGGTGCTGGGGTAGCCGTCACCATCCTCGGCGGACGAATCGCCAATGAGCCCGCAGAATCGGATGTTTTGCTGATCCTGGCCTTGCCCGGAGAGGACGATATTGTTCTCCCAAGAACCATAGATCGCCATCAATTCCAGAGCGGAACCATGGAGATTCAGAGCCTAGACCCCATGTCCACCGTGACCATCCCGGGTACAGGACTCAATCTCTTGCGGGATGTCTATCCGTTCGAGGGACCGGCCGGGCTAGCCGAGAGTATTTCGTCGGACTCGCCCCACCCTGCGCATGTAGTGCTTGATTCTCAGGACCTAGGGGCGCTGACCGCCGAAGGGAAACTGACAGTTCACCTCACGACCCAGATCGATGTGTTCGATGGCGAGCAGATGTTCACATTCCCGCAAGGCCCTATGCCTCTGGACGCTCAGCAAATCACTGCCATGCTCAAAGGTGTGGAGTATCTTGAGGCTGCAGACAGGGTTCCAATTATTGAGGGGCTGGGGAGGGAAGTCGCAAGGACACTAGGCATCGTCGGTATACCCCATAGCGAAGTAGATACTGATCTTAGTCCAGATGAGTATCAGCGTTGGCTCGCCAAACTGGAGGCATATCGTTAGATGGAGTTTGTTTTGTGGTATAGTTCCTATTAACGGAATCAAGGGGCCACGGGAGTCAAATATGAGAATTCACAAGTCAAGGTTACTTATTGTCGCTATTTCCGCTCTACTCATTTCCACCACACCACTCCACGCATACACGCCATCACCCACCACAGTGAATCCGGTACTACTCAAAGGGCTCGGTCAAACTGAGCACACTGCAACCCTGGCACCCAATGTTTCGGGTCTGGCGCTGGACTCTACCGCTGCGACCCCCCTGCCACCATCTCCCGCAAGCGGCACTCTGGTTGCTGGTGGATTCGATCTCTATAGGATTGAAGTTACGCCAGGTCAACGCCTCGAACTTGAACTGACGCCCGGTCCAGGTAGCAACGCTGTGTTCGACCTTTATCTTTACTCTCCAGGTCTGACCATGCTTCCCGATGCGATCGCAGTCGCCCACGCCACGGAGGGTGGATATCCCAAAAAGATCGCGTATGACATCCCCTCAGGCTTGGGAGGAACATACTTCATCGAAGTGAATGCATTCGCTGGTGCGGGAGACTATCGGCTGAAATGGAATCTGCTTCCGGCGACCGCCAATGCTAGGGTCGACATTCCCTCTGCTCTCCCCCTACCAGCCCCCAGTACGATTTCGACCGACATCCCCAACGTATGGGGAGCCAACAAGGTATTCAGAATCACATTGCCTGCGAACAGGAGGGTCGAGATTGGTCTAGCAGGACCCTCGGATAGCGATTTCGATCTCTATCTCTACGCTCCTGGCACTACGAGTCTTCGGCCTCTCACCGTCGTACCCCAAGAATTCAGCAATGGACCAACTTCCAACGAGAGCATCATCCTTGATACTCCCGCCGGGACTTCACAAGTTTGGCATCTTGAGGTATTGCGCTTCAATGGATATGGTCGAGCGGACATCA
It includes:
- the rpoD gene encoding RNA polymerase sigma factor RpoD; amino-acid sequence: MTESKKSRKAKGSFTDTAAPLTAEPKKSVKRTRAKKEDSPDNDLLSRPEVAALAKAGKAKGSLEPDLIIDRLADLDLSPEQQDQVYAHFMALGIDVGEDSPDVVPDGSLIHDHDSGDDDLTLEEKEHISIPVLKPTKAGKGKAKRRSDNAPLPPVTGDPVRMYLKEIGKVPLLTAAQEIDLAMKIEAGLEATANLDAAEESGTQLNRAELRRLRRIEQVGINAKQQLVEANLRLVVSIAKRYVGRGMLFLDLIQEGNLGLIRAVEKFDYTKGFKFSTYATWWIRQAITRAIADQARTIRIPVHMVETINKLIRVQRGLLQELEREPTPEEIGLQMDMPPERVREILKISQEPVSLETPIGEEQDSQLGDFVEDREAVVPPDAASFTMLQEQLSRVLDGLSERERKVIELRFGLLDGHPRTLEEVGREFSVTRERIRQIESKTLCKLRHPSRSNKLKDYLE